In the Hylaeus volcanicus isolate JK05 chromosome 1, UHH_iyHylVolc1.0_haploid, whole genome shotgun sequence genome, one interval contains:
- the LOC128878128 gene encoding protein polybromo-1 isoform X4, with protein sequence MNKRRRTSSVASRGTEDDGDDIPPEPTKRRKKLDPSDLCQQLYDVLRNQKKEDGTLLCDAFIRVPKRRQEPGYYEVVTNPIDLLKVQQKLKTDEYRDMDDLASDIQLMVNNAKAFYMRTSPEYKDATELWELCVNTKNRIMEEYEDPEPKGKLILKVARLARKAATKQDDAEDTSESSTNPDEETIQLFEDLFAAVMTATDPADNNRPLHTMFQLKPSKKLYPEYYDVIETPVDLKTVARKIQEAAYSNVGDMEKDLMLMCRNACQFNEPGSQIYKDAKLLKKIITAAARKQDTGLSSNIQKMTTTAPSTRSKRGSRTMAQSLIAQTASLPNEDEESDDEEEEPAETEEADNPQWQLFQTIRTAPNNQGVRMSEYFWKLPSKRLYPDYYKMIKNPISLLQIRTKIKKGEYGTVSEVAGDMNIMFENAKKYNIHTSRLYKCAVKLQKIMQEKVQELLEFDQDSDSDSEFENNSHQPKLIKRASNLLTRGKYKDNIPLKKRLYALVKCVIEYVCEDGRQPMLMFMEKPSKKLYPDYYQVIAEPIDMLAIEANIKAEKYQSENELIQDFKLMFNNCRQYNEEGSLIYEDANTLEKVLMDKVKELGPLPETPKPTKSSASTPTRNVGRPKKVPLHLQKLKTMYDTIKDYHDSKGRQLSLIFMKLPNKNEYPDYYEVIKQPMNMEKIASTLKNNGYENLEELVSDYVLMFDNACKYNEPDSQIYKDALILQRLVLQTKLQLSEDEESVPDVSAAVQEILATIFTALYNHQDEEGRCYSDSMAELPEHDIIDGKKVRGLSLDLIKRRLDRGAYKRLDRFQEDVFTCLERARRLSRTDSQPFEDSVELQAFFLRTRDEVTRGGDLLHSPALNYTLLDLSAQVAELKRLKKQQELALPNEEESCDGNETKDSETSANNTEGNNSDNGGSMSFNQEVYRAGDFAYVEPTERGMEYSVVLIERLWTNAEGQQMLYGNLFYRPSETYHVASRKFLDKELFKSDAHVAVPLVKVAGRCCVLSVKDYFRMQPEGFLDKDVYVCESRYSTKARAFKKIKVWNFDPDHLKLVSRDKPLEPKRVISVYKERLEKHKEEIAELEEGEKLTEKEKPNVILYNPGDTENTYYEQYNTCAGSVKTGDFVYVATDGGRQQIAQIDAIWSTKDGKCYFKGPWLLMPIEIPHAPNKLFYKQELFLSTVDGTHPIVAIVGKCAVLDFGEYICSRPTEIPEDDIYICESLYDESKSLMKKLGQEGLKKFNHSSAVTEDEIYFFRRPINPAKVPGDVAQTQNQVKSVTPSSAQFEMKTAGKKLVTGYILYSSKMRTQITQNNPDSSFGEISRIVGNEWRKLPAGEKQAWEERAIKMNEDGGQLKGTSVSVGTNSLQDVVYECCWDNCDWQFEDMTDCIDHCIAEQNGHVQSSFSNAASDVEYQCQWRGCGRTKKSVPPFPSVQRLARHVKEVHILKSNGRIIPPTERSKNYMASKGPTILPPMETETSAAATQTNSVPTTKQPEPMFVAVPPRPSRVLHSDAYLRYIEALNVENRYISNWDKQMNANPDNTQIPDVTKLPAEWLGNGVGNHGNVVNALWTLRNMMMRDVLAINKTL encoded by the exons ATGAACAAGCGACGCAGAACCTCTTCGGTTGCGAGTCGGGGTACAGAGGATGATGGTGACGATATACCTCCTGAACCgacaaagagaagaaaaaaattagatcCT AGCGATTTATGCCAACAATTGTACGATGTACTACGTAATCAAAAAAAGGAAGATGGAACATTATTGTGTGATGCATTTATACGTGTGCCTAAACGTAGACAAGAACCTGGTTATTATGAAGTTGTAACAAATCCTATAGATCTGTTAAAGGTTCAACAGAAACTAAAAACCGATGAGTATAGAGATATGGATGATTTAGCATCTGATATTCAACTTATGGTTAATAATGCTAAAGCTTTTTACATG CGTACATCTCCTGAATATAAAGATGCCACAGAGCTTTGGGAATTAtgtgtaaatacaaaaaatcgtATTATGGAAGAATACGAAGACCCAGAGCCTAAAGGAAAGCTTATACTAAAAGTAGCGCGATTG GCTCGGAAGGCAGCAACAAAACAAGACGACGCAGAAGACACATCCGAAAGTTCTACAAATCCTGATGAAGAAACTATACAACTTTTTGAAGACTTATTCGCGGCAGTTATGACAGCAACAGATCCAGCTGACAACAATAGGCCGTTACATACAATGTTTCAACTTAAACCATCtaaaaaa TTATATCCGGAATATTACGATGTAATTGAGACGCCAGTAGACCTGAAAACAGTTGCGAGAAAAATTCAGGAAGCAGCCTATAGTAATGTTGGGGATATGGAAAAAGATTTAATGTTAATGTGTCGTAACGCTTGTCAGTTTAACGAACCCGGTTCTCAAATCTATAAAGATGCTAAGCTTTTGAAAAAGATTATTACTGCAGCAGCAAGAAAACAGGATACTGGATTAAGTAgcaatattcaaaaaatgacAACGACCGCGCCATCGACGCGAAGTAAAAGAGGTAGTCGCACTATGGCGCAGTCCTTAATAGCTCAAACAGCATCATTACCAAACGAAGATGAAGAAAGCGATGACGAAGAGGAAGAGCCTGCAGAAACCGAAGAGGCTGACAATCCTCAATGGCAGCTATTTCAAACTATCCGAACGGCACCTAATAATCAAG GAGTTAGAATGagtgaatatttttggaaactgCCATCGAAGAGATTATACCCTGATTACtacaaaatgattaaaaatccTATTTCTTTGTTACAAATTCGCACTAAGATAAAG aaaGGTGAATATGGTACCGTTAGCGAAGTGGCTGGTGATATGAATATTATGtttgaaaatgcaaaaaaatataatattcatacatCTAGACTATACAAG TGTGCTGTGAAACTACAAAAAATTATGCAAGAGAAAGTACAAGAACTCTTAGAATTCGATCAG GATTCAGATTCAGATAGcgaattcgaaaataattctcaTCAGCCTAAACTCATTAAGCGTGCTTCGAATCTGTTGACTCGTGGAAAATATAAGGATAACATACCATTGAAAAAGAGATTATATGCATTAGTCAAATGCGTAATAGAATACGTT TGCGAAGATGGACGACAACCAATGCTAATGTTCATGGAAAAGccttcaaaaaaattatatccaGATTATTATCAAGTAATAGCAGAACCTATCGATATGTTAGCTATAGAAGCTAATATTAAAGCAGAGAAATATCAAAgcgaaaatgaattaatacaaGATTTTAAG tTAATGTTCAATAATTGTCGTCAATACAATGAAGAAGGTTCTTTAATATACGAAGATGCAAATACATTGGAAAAAGTTTTAATGGACAAAGTAAAAGAATTGGGTCCTCTACCAGAAACGCCTAAGCCTACGAAATCAAGCGCGTCTACGCCAACTAGAAACGTTGG GAGACCCAAAAAGGTACCGTTGCATTTACAAAAGTTGAAAACTATGTACGACACTATAAAAGATTATCATGATTCGAAAGGAAGACagttatctttaatttttatgaaattgcCAAATAAGAATGAGTATCCTGATTATTACGAAGTCATTAAACAACCTATGAACATGGAAAAAATAGCttcaactttaaaaaataatggcTACGAGAATTTAGAAGAACTCGTGTCGGATTATGTATTAATGTTTGATAATGCTTGCAAATACAATGAACCCGATTCACAAATATACAAG GATGCTCTAATTTTACAACGATTGGTGCTTCAAACAAAGTTACAATTAAGTGAAGATGAAGAGAGTGTGCCAGATGTATCTGCTGCAGTTCAAGAAATATTGGCAACTATTTTTACTGCTCTTTACAATCACCAAGATGAAGAAGGAAGATGTTATTCGGACTCTATGGCAGAACTTCCAGAACACGATATTATTGATGgaaaaaa GGTACGAGGGTTATCATTAGACTTAATTAAAAGGAGATTAGATCGTGGAGCTTACAAACGATTGGATCGTTTCCAAGAAGATGTATTCACGTGTTTAGAAAGAGCCAGGAGGCTGTCACGTACAGATTCACAACCTTTTGAAGATAGTGTAGAGCttcaagcattttttttaagaactCGTGACGAAGTAACTCGTGGTGGAGATTTGTTACATTCACCAGCACTTAATTATACTCTACTGGATCTGTCTGCTCAAGTTGCAGAATTGAAACGTCTAAAGAAACAACAAGAACTAGCATTACCTAATGAAGAGGAAAGTTGTGATGGGAATGAGACAAAA GATTCAGAAACGAGTGCTAATAATACAGAGGGAAACAATAGTGATAACGGTGGCTCCATGAGTTTTAATCAAGAAGTATATAGAGCTGGTGATTTTGCATATGTTGAACCTACAGAACGAGGGATGGAATATAGTGTTGTTCTTATAGAACGTTTATGGACAAATGCGGAGGGACAGCAAATGttatatggaaatttattttatagaccAAGTGAAACTTATCATGTAGCTTCTAGAAAATTTCTcgataaagaattatttaaaagtgacGCTCACGTAGCTGTACCTCTGGTCAAAGTAGCCGGCAGGTGTTGCGTTCTAAGTGTTAAGGATTATTTTAGAATGCAACCAGAAGGTTTCTTAGATAAAGATGTTTACGTATGCGAGTCACGGTATTCTACAAAAGCGAGAGCTTTCAAAAAAATCAAGGTCTGGAACTTTGATCCAGATCATTTAAAACTAGTTTCAAGAGACAAACCATTAGAACCAAAGCGAGTAATATCAGTGTACAAGGAAAGGCTAGAAAAACATAAAGAGGAAATCGCGGAATTAGAGGAAGGAGAAAAATTGACCGAAAAGGAGAAACCT AATGTAATACTATATAATCCGGGTGATACGGAGAATACCTACTATGAACAGTATAATACATGTGCGGGTTCTGTAAAAACTGGAGACTTTGTGTATGTAGCAACAGACGGAGGTAGACAACAAATCGCACAAATTGACGCTATATGGTCAACCAAAGA tgGAAAGTGTTACTTCAAAGGTCCATGGTTGTTGATGCCTATAGAAATACCACATGCCCCTAAtaagttattttataaacaagaaCTTTTCTTATCTACCGTCGATGGTACCCATCCTATCGTGGCTATCGTTGGAAAATGTGCCGTCCTTGATTTTGGAGAATATATTTGCA GTCGACCTACGGAAATACCTGAGgacgatatatatatttgtgaaTCATTGTACGATGAAAGTAAGAGCCTCATGAAAAAACTTGGGCAAgaaggtttaaaaaaattcaatcataGCTCAGCAGTAACCGAAGATGAAATTTACTTCTTCCGAAGGCCAATTAATCCTGCTAAa GTTCCAGGTGACGTGGCTCAGACGCAAAATCAAGTCAAGTCTGTTACTCCTAGTTCGGCTCAATTTGAAAtg AAAACGGCGGGTAAGAAATTAGTTACGggctatattttatattcgagtaAAATGCGAACGCAGATTACACAAAACAATCCTGACTCATCCTTTGGGGAGATTAGCAGAATTGTTGGCAACgag tGGAGAAAATTACCTGCAGGAGAGAAACAAGCTTGGGAAGAAAGAGCGATTAAAATGAACGAGGATGGAGGACAGCTTAAAGGAACATCCGTTTCAGTGGGTACAAATTCCTTGCAAGATGTAGTATACGAATGTTGTTGGGACAATTGCGACTGGCAATTCGAAGATATGACCGATTGTATCGATCATTGTATCGCTGAACAAAATGGACATGTGCAATCGTCCTTTTCTAATGCTGCTAGCG atgtaGAGTATCAATGTCAATGGCGAGGATGCGGTCGCACGAAGAAATCTGTACCTCCCTTCCCAAGTGTACAGAGGTTAGCAAGGCACGTTAAAGAAGTACATATTCTTAAATCAAATGGGCGCATTATACCTCCTACGGAAAGAAGCAA aaattatatggCATCGAAAGGCCCAACGATACTACCGCCAATGGAAACAG AAACATCGGCAGCCGCGACGCAAACAAATAGCGTACCTACTACTAAACAACCGGAGCCAATGTTTGTCGCTGTTCCTCCGAGACCAAGTCGTGTATTACATTCAGATGCTTATTTACG GTATATCGAAGCTTTAAATGTAGAAAACCGGTACATATCAAATTGGGATAAACAGATGAATGCTAATCCTGATAACACTCAAATTCCTGATGTGACAAAATTACCTGCGGAATGGCTCGGCAACGGTGTAGGCAACCATGGAAATGTGGTAAACGCCTTATGGACGCTCAGGAATATGATGATGCGAGATGTGTTGGCCATCAATAAAACTTTATAG
- the LOC128878128 gene encoding protein polybromo-1 isoform X3, with product MNKRRRTSSVASRGTEDDGDDIPPEPTKRRKKLDPSDLCQQLYDVLRNQKKEDGTLLCDAFIRVPKRRQEPGYYEVVTNPIDLLKVQQKLKTDEYRDMDDLASDIQLMVNNAKAFYMRTSPEYKDATELWELCVNTKNRIMEEYEDPEPKGKLILKVARLARKAATKQDDAEDTSESSTNPDEETIQLFEDLFAAVMTATDPADNNRPLHTMFQLKPSKKLYPEYYDVIETPVDLKTVARKIQEAAYSNVGDMEKDLMLMCRNACQFNEPGSQIYKDAKLLKKIITAAARKQDTGLSSNIQKMTTTAPSTRSKRGSRTMAQSLIAQTASLPNEDEESDDEEEEPAETEEADNPQWQLFQTIRTAPNNQGVRMSEYFWKLPSKRLYPDYYKMIKNPISLLQIRTKIKKGEYGTVSEVAGDMNIMFENAKKYNIHTSRLYKCAVKLQKIMQEKVQELLEFDQDSDSDSEFENNSHQPKLIKRASNLLTRGKYKDNIPLKKRLYALVKCVIEYVCEDGRQPMLMFMEKPSKKLYPDYYQVIAEPIDMLAIEANIKAEKYQSENELIQDFKLMFNNCRQYNEEGSLIYEDANTLEKVLMDKVKELGPLPETPKPTKSSASTPTRNVGRPKKVPLHLQKLKTMYDTIKDYHDSKGRQLSLIFMKLPNKNEYPDYYEVIKQPMNMEKIASTLKNNGYENLEELVSDYVLMFDNACKYNEPDSQIYKDALILQRLVLQTKLQLSEDEESVPDVSAAVQEILATIFTALYNHQDEEGRCYSDSMAELPEHDIIDGKKVRGLSLDLIKRRLDRGAYKRLDRFQEDVFTCLERARRLSRTDSQPFEDSVELQAFFLRTRDEVTRGGDLLHSPALNYTLLDLSAQVAELKRLKKQQELALPNEEESCDGNETKDSETSANNTEGNNSDNGGSMSFNQEVYRAGDFAYVEPTERGMEYSVVLIERLWTNAEGQQMLYGNLFYRPSETYHVASRKFLDKELFKSDAHVAVPLVKVAGRCCVLSVKDYFRMQPEGFLDKDVYVCESRYSTKARAFKKIKVWNFDPDHLKLVSRDKPLEPKRVISVYKERLEKHKEEIAELEEGEKLTEKEKPNVILYNPGDTENTYYEQYNTCAGSVKTGDFVYVATDGGRQQIAQIDAIWSTKDGKCYFKGPWLLMPIEIPHAPNKLFYKQELFLSTVDGTHPIVAIVGKCAVLDFGEYICSRPTEIPEDDIYICESLYDESKSLMKKLGQEGLKKFNHSSAVTEDEIYFFRRPINPAKVPGDVAQTQNQVKSVTPSSAQFEMEASPLLPKLEPDVLGMGVGLGVGVGVGVGEDSMDAGGPPSVGSAEAQPVLSNTQTPVSTKKKTAGKKLVTGYILYSSKMRTQITQNNPDSSFGEISRIVGNEWRKLPAGEKQAWEERAIKMNEDGGQLKGTSVSVGTNSLQDVVYECCWDNCDWQFEDMTDCIDHCIAEQNGHVQSSFSNAASEYQCQWRGCGRTKKSVPPFPSVQRLARHVKEVHILKSNGRIIPPTERSKNYMASKGPTILPPMETETSAAATQTNSVPTTKQPEPMFVAVPPRPSRVLHSDAYLRYIEALNVENRYISNWDKQMNANPDNTQIPDVTKLPAEWLGNGVGNHGNVVNALWTLRNMMMRDVLAINKTL from the exons ATGAACAAGCGACGCAGAACCTCTTCGGTTGCGAGTCGGGGTACAGAGGATGATGGTGACGATATACCTCCTGAACCgacaaagagaagaaaaaaattagatcCT AGCGATTTATGCCAACAATTGTACGATGTACTACGTAATCAAAAAAAGGAAGATGGAACATTATTGTGTGATGCATTTATACGTGTGCCTAAACGTAGACAAGAACCTGGTTATTATGAAGTTGTAACAAATCCTATAGATCTGTTAAAGGTTCAACAGAAACTAAAAACCGATGAGTATAGAGATATGGATGATTTAGCATCTGATATTCAACTTATGGTTAATAATGCTAAAGCTTTTTACATG CGTACATCTCCTGAATATAAAGATGCCACAGAGCTTTGGGAATTAtgtgtaaatacaaaaaatcgtATTATGGAAGAATACGAAGACCCAGAGCCTAAAGGAAAGCTTATACTAAAAGTAGCGCGATTG GCTCGGAAGGCAGCAACAAAACAAGACGACGCAGAAGACACATCCGAAAGTTCTACAAATCCTGATGAAGAAACTATACAACTTTTTGAAGACTTATTCGCGGCAGTTATGACAGCAACAGATCCAGCTGACAACAATAGGCCGTTACATACAATGTTTCAACTTAAACCATCtaaaaaa TTATATCCGGAATATTACGATGTAATTGAGACGCCAGTAGACCTGAAAACAGTTGCGAGAAAAATTCAGGAAGCAGCCTATAGTAATGTTGGGGATATGGAAAAAGATTTAATGTTAATGTGTCGTAACGCTTGTCAGTTTAACGAACCCGGTTCTCAAATCTATAAAGATGCTAAGCTTTTGAAAAAGATTATTACTGCAGCAGCAAGAAAACAGGATACTGGATTAAGTAgcaatattcaaaaaatgacAACGACCGCGCCATCGACGCGAAGTAAAAGAGGTAGTCGCACTATGGCGCAGTCCTTAATAGCTCAAACAGCATCATTACCAAACGAAGATGAAGAAAGCGATGACGAAGAGGAAGAGCCTGCAGAAACCGAAGAGGCTGACAATCCTCAATGGCAGCTATTTCAAACTATCCGAACGGCACCTAATAATCAAG GAGTTAGAATGagtgaatatttttggaaactgCCATCGAAGAGATTATACCCTGATTACtacaaaatgattaaaaatccTATTTCTTTGTTACAAATTCGCACTAAGATAAAG aaaGGTGAATATGGTACCGTTAGCGAAGTGGCTGGTGATATGAATATTATGtttgaaaatgcaaaaaaatataatattcatacatCTAGACTATACAAG TGTGCTGTGAAACTACAAAAAATTATGCAAGAGAAAGTACAAGAACTCTTAGAATTCGATCAG GATTCAGATTCAGATAGcgaattcgaaaataattctcaTCAGCCTAAACTCATTAAGCGTGCTTCGAATCTGTTGACTCGTGGAAAATATAAGGATAACATACCATTGAAAAAGAGATTATATGCATTAGTCAAATGCGTAATAGAATACGTT TGCGAAGATGGACGACAACCAATGCTAATGTTCATGGAAAAGccttcaaaaaaattatatccaGATTATTATCAAGTAATAGCAGAACCTATCGATATGTTAGCTATAGAAGCTAATATTAAAGCAGAGAAATATCAAAgcgaaaatgaattaatacaaGATTTTAAG tTAATGTTCAATAATTGTCGTCAATACAATGAAGAAGGTTCTTTAATATACGAAGATGCAAATACATTGGAAAAAGTTTTAATGGACAAAGTAAAAGAATTGGGTCCTCTACCAGAAACGCCTAAGCCTACGAAATCAAGCGCGTCTACGCCAACTAGAAACGTTGG GAGACCCAAAAAGGTACCGTTGCATTTACAAAAGTTGAAAACTATGTACGACACTATAAAAGATTATCATGATTCGAAAGGAAGACagttatctttaatttttatgaaattgcCAAATAAGAATGAGTATCCTGATTATTACGAAGTCATTAAACAACCTATGAACATGGAAAAAATAGCttcaactttaaaaaataatggcTACGAGAATTTAGAAGAACTCGTGTCGGATTATGTATTAATGTTTGATAATGCTTGCAAATACAATGAACCCGATTCACAAATATACAAG GATGCTCTAATTTTACAACGATTGGTGCTTCAAACAAAGTTACAATTAAGTGAAGATGAAGAGAGTGTGCCAGATGTATCTGCTGCAGTTCAAGAAATATTGGCAACTATTTTTACTGCTCTTTACAATCACCAAGATGAAGAAGGAAGATGTTATTCGGACTCTATGGCAGAACTTCCAGAACACGATATTATTGATGgaaaaaa GGTACGAGGGTTATCATTAGACTTAATTAAAAGGAGATTAGATCGTGGAGCTTACAAACGATTGGATCGTTTCCAAGAAGATGTATTCACGTGTTTAGAAAGAGCCAGGAGGCTGTCACGTACAGATTCACAACCTTTTGAAGATAGTGTAGAGCttcaagcattttttttaagaactCGTGACGAAGTAACTCGTGGTGGAGATTTGTTACATTCACCAGCACTTAATTATACTCTACTGGATCTGTCTGCTCAAGTTGCAGAATTGAAACGTCTAAAGAAACAACAAGAACTAGCATTACCTAATGAAGAGGAAAGTTGTGATGGGAATGAGACAAAA GATTCAGAAACGAGTGCTAATAATACAGAGGGAAACAATAGTGATAACGGTGGCTCCATGAGTTTTAATCAAGAAGTATATAGAGCTGGTGATTTTGCATATGTTGAACCTACAGAACGAGGGATGGAATATAGTGTTGTTCTTATAGAACGTTTATGGACAAATGCGGAGGGACAGCAAATGttatatggaaatttattttatagaccAAGTGAAACTTATCATGTAGCTTCTAGAAAATTTCTcgataaagaattatttaaaagtgacGCTCACGTAGCTGTACCTCTGGTCAAAGTAGCCGGCAGGTGTTGCGTTCTAAGTGTTAAGGATTATTTTAGAATGCAACCAGAAGGTTTCTTAGATAAAGATGTTTACGTATGCGAGTCACGGTATTCTACAAAAGCGAGAGCTTTCAAAAAAATCAAGGTCTGGAACTTTGATCCAGATCATTTAAAACTAGTTTCAAGAGACAAACCATTAGAACCAAAGCGAGTAATATCAGTGTACAAGGAAAGGCTAGAAAAACATAAAGAGGAAATCGCGGAATTAGAGGAAGGAGAAAAATTGACCGAAAAGGAGAAACCT AATGTAATACTATATAATCCGGGTGATACGGAGAATACCTACTATGAACAGTATAATACATGTGCGGGTTCTGTAAAAACTGGAGACTTTGTGTATGTAGCAACAGACGGAGGTAGACAACAAATCGCACAAATTGACGCTATATGGTCAACCAAAGA tgGAAAGTGTTACTTCAAAGGTCCATGGTTGTTGATGCCTATAGAAATACCACATGCCCCTAAtaagttattttataaacaagaaCTTTTCTTATCTACCGTCGATGGTACCCATCCTATCGTGGCTATCGTTGGAAAATGTGCCGTCCTTGATTTTGGAGAATATATTTGCA GTCGACCTACGGAAATACCTGAGgacgatatatatatttgtgaaTCATTGTACGATGAAAGTAAGAGCCTCATGAAAAAACTTGGGCAAgaaggtttaaaaaaattcaatcataGCTCAGCAGTAACCGAAGATGAAATTTACTTCTTCCGAAGGCCAATTAATCCTGCTAAa GTTCCAGGTGACGTGGCTCAGACGCAAAATCAAGTCAAGTCTGTTACTCCTAGTTCGGCTCAATTTGAAAtg GAAGCATCACCATTGTTACCGAAGCTGGAACCCGATGTGCTAGGCATGGGAGTAGGATTAGGAGTGGGAGTAGGAGTAGGAGTTGGGGAGGACAGCATGGATGCTGGTGGTCCACCGTCCGTTGGATCTGCAGAAGCTCAACCGGTGCTCTCCAATACTCAAACTCCTGTGTCGACTAAGAAG AAAACGGCGGGTAAGAAATTAGTTACGggctatattttatattcgagtaAAATGCGAACGCAGATTACACAAAACAATCCTGACTCATCCTTTGGGGAGATTAGCAGAATTGTTGGCAACgag tGGAGAAAATTACCTGCAGGAGAGAAACAAGCTTGGGAAGAAAGAGCGATTAAAATGAACGAGGATGGAGGACAGCTTAAAGGAACATCCGTTTCAGTGGGTACAAATTCCTTGCAAGATGTAGTATACGAATGTTGTTGGGACAATTGCGACTGGCAATTCGAAGATATGACCGATTGTATCGATCATTGTATCGCTGAACAAAATGGACATGTGCAATCGTCCTTTTCTAATGCTGCTAGCG AGTATCAATGTCAATGGCGAGGATGCGGTCGCACGAAGAAATCTGTACCTCCCTTCCCAAGTGTACAGAGGTTAGCAAGGCACGTTAAAGAAGTACATATTCTTAAATCAAATGGGCGCATTATACCTCCTACGGAAAGAAGCAA aaattatatggCATCGAAAGGCCCAACGATACTACCGCCAATGGAAACAG AAACATCGGCAGCCGCGACGCAAACAAATAGCGTACCTACTACTAAACAACCGGAGCCAATGTTTGTCGCTGTTCCTCCGAGACCAAGTCGTGTATTACATTCAGATGCTTATTTACG GTATATCGAAGCTTTAAATGTAGAAAACCGGTACATATCAAATTGGGATAAACAGATGAATGCTAATCCTGATAACACTCAAATTCCTGATGTGACAAAATTACCTGCGGAATGGCTCGGCAACGGTGTAGGCAACCATGGAAATGTGGTAAACGCCTTATGGACGCTCAGGAATATGATGATGCGAGATGTGTTGGCCATCAATAAAACTTTATAG